Proteins from one Deinococcus sp. AB2017081 genomic window:
- a CDS encoding histone deacetylase, which translates to MPDPLPPVRAYTVSRRAGRFPGPAPRRQFPPREFIAALLEGAAQRVQLEDAPDLDWALAGQVHDPDYLRRWRAGEVTRAEERALGFPWSPDVVRRSVASSGGTLAATRDALASGLGLHLGGGTHHAYADHAEGFSFLNDVAISVRWLLDTAQAQRVVVIDLDVHQGNGTAAIFQHDPRVMTVSVHAANNYPFVKERSDLDVPLPDATGDAAYLAALEGVVMPAVAAFRPDFACYLAGADVLEGDQLGRLALSVAGVRARDDVVFRWAARSRVPLVTVMAGGYHRDPATLIAARLGTLDAALEAFRSPGEQTNRP; encoded by the coding sequence ATGCCCGACCCCCTGCCCCCCGTCCGGGCCTACACCGTGTCCCGCCGCGCGGGGCGGTTTCCCGGCCCGGCCCCCCGCCGTCAGTTTCCGCCGCGCGAATTCATCGCGGCGCTCCTGGAGGGAGCCGCGCAGCGCGTCCAGCTGGAGGACGCCCCGGATCTTGACTGGGCGCTGGCCGGGCAGGTTCACGACCCGGACTACCTGCGCCGCTGGCGGGCGGGCGAGGTGACCCGGGCCGAGGAGCGGGCGCTGGGCTTCCCGTGGTCGCCCGACGTCGTCCGGCGGAGCGTGGCGAGCAGCGGCGGAACCCTGGCCGCCACCCGCGACGCGCTGGCCAGCGGTCTGGGTCTCCACCTCGGCGGCGGCACGCACCACGCCTATGCCGACCACGCCGAGGGCTTTTCCTTCCTGAACGACGTGGCGATCAGCGTGCGCTGGCTGCTCGACACCGCCCAGGCCCAGCGGGTCGTGGTCATCGATCTGGATGTCCACCAGGGCAACGGCACGGCCGCCATCTTCCAGCACGACCCCCGCGTGATGACCGTCAGCGTCCACGCTGCCAACAACTATCCCTTCGTCAAGGAACGCAGCGATCTGGACGTGCCCCTGCCCGACGCCACCGGGGACGCGGCCTACCTCGCGGCGCTGGAGGGCGTGGTCATGCCCGCCGTGGCCGCCTTTCGCCCGGACTTCGCCTGCTACCTCGCCGGGGCCGACGTGCTGGAGGGCGACCAGCTCGGCCGGCTGGCCCTGAGTGTGGCGGGCGTGAGGGCCAGGGACGACGTGGTCTTCCGCTGGGCGGCTCGGTCGCGGGTGCCGCTGGTCACCGTCATGGCGGGCGGCTACCACCGTGATCCGGCCACGCTGATCGCGGCGCGGCTGGGCACCCTGGACGCTGCGCTGGAGGCGTTCCGGTCGCCAGGGGAGCAGACGAACCGGCCCTGA
- a CDS encoding glycosyl hydrolase, protein MPRTRSVLSTALLVTVALSACARVEPQASGPTFQALDYGTTPPPGAKGGPTNTSGAILTPAWTANAAAKGKAPSNEFWSSILFKRNAGNAYSENMFAHPLAMHARSGGLEISYPTTVQVVGAPGLEKYEYPYTPDLTLGVAGLNSPDTKTDDFGDWTTTAYWADGTRTLRATFGHGLPFVYATKTGGNAQITTIATPTVWSNQGNVLGVTINGRHYGIFAPSGSTWSVSNTVLTSTLGGKDYYSIAALPDNTVATLNDYKTYAYNFVTGSTVTWNYNAGTATMTSTYAVTTTAKEGTASGTVMALYRHQWMNSGSVNTGYTYVSPRGQMKVVKGSTSFTTSQKFQGVLPYFPDNGTANTLSRTQLAAYVNEANTSATLNPTGDSYWVGKGLGKLAELVPLAEQVGNSAAQTAFLDAIQRVLQDWLDGQGSNFFYYNPTWGTLIGYPQGYGSEEELNDHHFHWGYFIKAAALLAQYRPAWVTGATPQGKTWGASINDLIMDAANWTTNTSQFPRLRNFDPYAGHSWAAGHSGFAAGNNQESSSEDMNFSTALVTWGAVTGNTAIRDLGIYLYTTETTAIEQYWFNQSGAVFPANFGKPAVGMVWGDGGAYSTWFSAEKEAIQGINLLPITAGSVYLGRNPTYLKTNYDFLGREPNSWKDIFWSTYAFYDAAGALGKFGSGGYTPEDGETKAHTYQYLHALNVMGQVDTTVTANIPTYSVFRKGTTRTYVAYNPTASAVTVTFSDGATLNVPARQVLSSRGTATPPPTCSTDTTAPSAPSGLTSPGKTSTSVSLSWSAATDNCGLGSYEVYVNGALNTTANGTSATVSGLSPNTAYTFKVRAKDAAGNVGAFTGDLGVTTSAASTSTNLPGTVTTSGGAIANGASRSFPVNVTSAGTYRLSVQNASSLNSRLINVAFNGTNYDLAVDAGQTVIADYPNVGTGAKTIVITAKSDGVVIGTVSGANLSAPSDPCAADTTAPSVPTGLTSGSKTSSSVSLSWSGSTDNCGVSKYEVYVNGALNASPTGTSATVSGLAANTAYTFKVRAVDARNNASAFTGDLSVTTATGATVVPGVVTTSVGAISNGASRSYSLQLNATRNVRLLITNASTTASTGFTVNFNGTNLPLSIGVGQTIPVDFAGVTAGTKTVTLTATTANVNLGRLEAVTY, encoded by the coding sequence ATGCCACGAACCCGTTCCGTCCTGTCCACCGCGCTCCTCGTGACCGTCGCCCTGTCCGCATGTGCGCGGGTCGAGCCCCAGGCCAGCGGCCCGACCTTCCAGGCCCTTGACTATGGCACCACGCCCCCCCCAGGGGCCAAGGGCGGCCCCACCAACACCAGCGGCGCGATCCTGACCCCCGCGTGGACGGCGAACGCCGCCGCGAAGGGCAAGGCCCCATCCAACGAGTTCTGGTCGTCGATCCTGTTCAAGCGCAATGCCGGGAACGCCTACAGCGAGAACATGTTCGCGCACCCGCTGGCCATGCACGCCCGCTCGGGCGGCCTGGAGATCAGCTACCCGACCACTGTGCAGGTCGTCGGAGCACCGGGTCTGGAGAAGTACGAGTACCCGTACACGCCGGACCTGACCCTGGGGGTCGCGGGCCTGAACTCACCGGACACGAAGACCGACGACTTCGGGGACTGGACGACCACCGCGTACTGGGCCGACGGCACGCGCACGCTGCGGGCGACCTTCGGGCACGGCCTGCCGTTCGTGTATGCCACCAAGACGGGCGGCAACGCGCAGATCACGACCATTGCCACGCCGACCGTGTGGTCGAACCAGGGCAACGTGCTGGGCGTGACCATCAACGGCCGCCACTACGGCATCTTCGCGCCCAGCGGCAGCACGTGGTCGGTCAGCAATACCGTGCTGACCTCCACACTGGGCGGCAAGGACTACTACTCGATCGCGGCGCTGCCGGACAACACGGTCGCCACGCTGAACGACTACAAAACGTATGCCTACAACTTCGTGACGGGCAGCACCGTCACCTGGAATTACAACGCGGGCACAGCCACCATGACCAGTACGTACGCGGTCACGACGACGGCCAAGGAGGGCACGGCGTCCGGCACCGTCATGGCGCTGTACCGCCACCAGTGGATGAATTCTGGCAGCGTGAACACCGGGTACACGTACGTGTCGCCGCGTGGGCAGATGAAGGTGGTCAAGGGCAGCACCAGCTTCACGACCTCGCAGAAGTTCCAGGGCGTGCTGCCGTACTTCCCGGACAACGGCACGGCCAACACGCTGAGCAGGACGCAGCTCGCCGCCTACGTGAACGAGGCCAACACCAGCGCGACGCTGAACCCCACAGGCGACTCGTACTGGGTCGGCAAGGGGCTGGGGAAACTGGCGGAACTCGTGCCGCTGGCCGAGCAGGTCGGCAACTCGGCAGCCCAGACGGCCTTCCTGGACGCCATCCAGCGTGTCCTGCAGGACTGGCTGGACGGGCAGGGCAGCAACTTCTTCTATTACAACCCCACCTGGGGCACCCTGATCGGCTACCCACAGGGCTACGGCAGCGAGGAAGAATTGAACGACCACCACTTCCACTGGGGGTACTTCATCAAGGCTGCCGCGCTGCTGGCCCAGTACCGCCCCGCGTGGGTGACCGGGGCCACGCCGCAGGGTAAGACCTGGGGAGCCAGCATCAACGACCTGATCATGGACGCCGCGAACTGGACGACGAACACGAGCCAGTTCCCGCGCCTGCGCAACTTCGATCCCTACGCCGGGCACTCGTGGGCCGCCGGGCACTCGGGCTTTGCGGCAGGCAACAACCAGGAATCCAGCAGCGAGGACATGAACTTCAGCACGGCGCTGGTGACCTGGGGGGCCGTGACCGGCAACACGGCCATCCGAGACCTGGGCATCTACCTGTACACCACCGAGACCACCGCCATCGAGCAGTACTGGTTCAACCAAAGCGGCGCGGTCTTCCCGGCGAACTTCGGCAAGCCGGCCGTGGGCATGGTGTGGGGCGACGGCGGCGCGTACTCGACGTGGTTCAGCGCCGAGAAGGAGGCGATCCAGGGCATCAACCTGCTGCCGATCACGGCCGGCAGCGTGTACCTGGGCCGCAACCCCACCTACCTGAAGACCAACTACGACTTCCTGGGCCGCGAGCCGAATTCGTGGAAGGACATCTTCTGGAGCACCTACGCCTTCTATGACGCCGCCGGGGCGCTGGGCAAGTTCGGCAGCGGCGGCTACACGCCGGAAGACGGCGAGACGAAGGCGCACACCTACCAGTACCTGCACGCCCTGAATGTCATGGGGCAGGTGGACACCACCGTCACCGCGAACATCCCGACCTACTCGGTGTTCAGGAAGGGCACGACGCGCACCTACGTGGCGTACAACCCGACCGCCAGCGCCGTGACCGTCACCTTCTCGGATGGCGCGACGCTGAACGTGCCCGCCCGGCAGGTGCTGTCCTCGCGTGGGACGGCCACGCCGCCGCCCACGTGCTCGACCGACACCACGGCCCCGAGTGCTCCCAGCGGCCTGACCTCGCCCGGCAAGACCAGCACCAGCGTGAGCCTGTCGTGGTCGGCCGCGACGGACAACTGCGGCCTGGGCAGCTACGAGGTCTACGTGAACGGGGCACTGAACACCACGGCCAACGGCACCAGTGCCACGGTGTCGGGCCTGAGCCCGAACACTGCCTACACCTTTAAGGTGCGGGCCAAAGACGCCGCCGGGAACGTCGGGGCATTCACGGGCGACCTGGGCGTGACCACGAGCGCGGCGAGCACCTCCACGAACCTGCCGGGCACCGTGACCACCAGCGGCGGCGCGATCGCCAACGGGGCGAGCAGATCATTCCCGGTGAACGTCACATCGGCGGGCACGTACCGCCTGTCGGTGCAGAACGCCTCCAGCCTGAACAGCCGCCTGATCAACGTGGCCTTCAACGGCACGAACTACGACCTTGCGGTGGACGCCGGGCAGACGGTCATCGCGGACTACCCGAACGTCGGCACGGGCGCGAAGACCATCGTGATTACGGCCAAGAGCGACGGTGTGGTCATCGGGACGGTCAGCGGCGCAAACCTCAGCGCGCCCAGCGATCCCTGCGCCGCCGATACCACCGCGCCCAGCGTGCCCACGGGCCTGACCTCGGGCAGCAAGACCAGCAGCAGTGTCAGCCTGTCGTGGAGCGGCAGCACCGACAACTGCGGCGTCAGCAAATACGAGGTCTACGTGAACGGGGCGCTGAACGCCAGCCCGACCGGCACGTCGGCCACGGTGAGCGGTCTGGCGGCGAACACCGCGTACACCTTCAAGGTGCGGGCCGTGGACGCGAGGAACAACGCCAGCGCCTTCACGGGCGACCTGAGCGTGACCACGGCGACCGGCGCGACGGTGGTACCGGGGGTCGTGACGACCAGCGTGGGGGCCATTTCCAACGGCGCAAGCAGGAGCTACAGCCTTCAGCTGAATGCCACCCGCAACGTCCGCCTGCTGATCACGAACGCCAGCACCACGGCCAGCACGGGATTCACGGTGAACTTCAACGGCACGAACCTGCCGCTGTCCATTGGCGTCGGGCAGACCATCCCGGTCGATTTCGCGGGCGTCACGGCCGGCACGAAGACCGTGACCCTCACCGCCACCACGGCGAACGTGAACCTGGGCAGGCTGGAGGCCGTGACGTACTGA
- a CDS encoding LacI family DNA-binding transcriptional regulator → MTRAVTIRDIASAAHVSISTVSRTLNGQATVAPDKRQRVLEAVSRLGYQPNAQAQGLVWGRSMTIGVLTQDIASPFYSEVARGIDAGFAGSGYQPVFVNGHWQIQDEAEAMVALTRRQVDGLIILGGQLGVSQLRALAARYPLVLVGRRVTGLDDVSLTVDNVQGAAMATRHLLTLGHRRIGHVAGVATQQDAIDRLQGYRLALAEAGVPFDPRLVFEGDFHEASGIQAVEHWLGLGVGLSAIFAANDQMAYGVRLGLYRRGIRVPDDISLVGFDDLPASQFTLPPLTSVRQPLFEMGRHAASTVLLRLREPEVRPEVSALPLTLSVRESVRYAPERAL, encoded by the coding sequence ATGACCCGAGCCGTGACCATCCGCGACATTGCCAGCGCCGCACACGTGTCGATCAGCACGGTGTCGCGTACCCTGAACGGTCAGGCGACCGTGGCCCCGGACAAGCGCCAGCGGGTGCTGGAAGCCGTGAGTCGGCTCGGCTACCAGCCGAACGCCCAGGCCCAGGGCCTGGTCTGGGGACGCAGCATGACCATCGGTGTGCTCACGCAGGACATCGCCAGCCCGTTCTACAGCGAGGTCGCGCGCGGCATTGACGCCGGGTTCGCCGGCAGCGGCTACCAGCCGGTGTTCGTGAACGGCCACTGGCAGATCCAGGACGAGGCCGAGGCGATGGTGGCCCTGACCCGCCGGCAGGTCGACGGGCTGATCATCCTGGGAGGACAGCTGGGCGTCTCCCAGTTGCGTGCCCTGGCGGCCCGGTATCCGCTCGTGCTCGTCGGTCGCCGGGTGACCGGCCTGGACGACGTGTCGCTGACGGTCGACAACGTGCAGGGAGCTGCCATGGCCACCCGGCACCTGCTCACGCTGGGGCACCGCCGGATCGGGCACGTGGCGGGCGTGGCGACCCAGCAGGACGCGATCGACCGCCTCCAGGGGTACCGGCTGGCCCTGGCCGAGGCCGGCGTGCCCTTCGATCCACGTCTGGTCTTCGAGGGTGATTTTCACGAGGCGAGTGGTATCCAGGCTGTCGAGCACTGGCTGGGTCTGGGGGTGGGCCTCTCGGCCATCTTTGCCGCGAACGACCAGATGGCCTACGGTGTCCGGCTGGGCCTGTACCGGCGCGGCATCCGGGTACCCGACGACATCTCGCTGGTCGGCTTCGATGATCTGCCGGCCTCGCAGTTCACGCTGCCGCCCCTGACCTCGGTGCGCCAGCCGCTGTTCGAGATGGGCCGCCACGCAGCCAGCACGGTGCTGCTGCGCCTGCGGGAGCCGGAGGTCCGTCCAGAAGTCAGCGCCCTGCCCCTCACCCTGAGCGTCCGCGAGTCCGTACGCTACGCGCCGGAGCGTGCCCTCTGA
- the asnS gene encoding asparagine--tRNA ligase, giving the protein MSSHTTIRDLKQHVGETVTLAAWLTDKSGKGKIQFLKLRDGSGFVQGTVFRGDVTDEVFEAAKRLTQEQAVTVTGEVRADERAPGGVELAVRGLSPISENHAEYPITPKEHGIEFLMDHRHVWLRHRRPWAVMRVRDSIQRAIVDFFHGEGFVRFDAPFFTPNAAEGTTELFEIDLFGEDKAYLSQTGQLHAEAGAFAFGKVYTFGPTFRAEKSKTRRHLLEFWMVEPEVAPSSHVENMNLQERLVSSIVRRVLDECQTELELLGRDQAKLRGAAEGNYPRITYTEALDIVRRHIEERDLPPNVQEDVQPVEWGDDLGAPHETILGHHFDRPVIIERYPAAIKAFYMQPDPADPRVALCDDMIAPDGYGEIIGGSERIHDYDLLKSRIEHEGLPLEAFDWYLDLRRVGSVPHAGFGMGLERVVAWITGIDHIREAIPFPRMLTRMRP; this is encoded by the coding sequence ATGAGCTCCCACACCACCATCCGCGACCTGAAACAGCACGTCGGCGAGACGGTCACGCTGGCCGCGTGGCTGACCGACAAGAGCGGGAAGGGCAAGATCCAGTTTCTGAAACTCCGCGACGGCAGCGGCTTCGTGCAGGGCACCGTGTTCCGGGGCGACGTGACCGACGAGGTCTTCGAGGCCGCCAAACGGCTCACGCAGGAGCAGGCCGTGACCGTCACCGGTGAGGTGCGCGCCGACGAGCGCGCCCCGGGCGGCGTGGAACTCGCCGTGCGCGGGCTCTCTCCCATCTCGGAGAACCACGCCGAGTACCCGATCACGCCCAAGGAGCACGGCATTGAGTTCCTGATGGATCACCGGCACGTGTGGCTGCGCCACCGCCGCCCGTGGGCGGTCATGCGCGTGCGGGACTCCATTCAGCGGGCCATCGTGGACTTCTTCCACGGCGAGGGCTTCGTGCGCTTCGACGCGCCGTTCTTCACGCCGAACGCCGCCGAGGGCACCACGGAGCTGTTCGAGATCGACCTGTTCGGCGAGGACAAGGCGTACCTGAGCCAGACTGGGCAGCTGCACGCCGAGGCCGGAGCCTTCGCGTTCGGCAAGGTGTACACCTTCGGGCCCACGTTCCGCGCCGAGAAGAGCAAGACGCGGCGGCACCTGCTGGAGTTCTGGATGGTCGAGCCGGAGGTCGCCCCGAGCAGCCACGTCGAGAACATGAACCTGCAGGAGCGCCTCGTGTCCTCCATCGTGCGGCGCGTGCTGGACGAGTGCCAGACGGAACTGGAGCTGCTGGGCCGCGACCAGGCGAAACTGCGCGGCGCGGCCGAGGGGAACTACCCGCGCATCACGTACACCGAGGCGCTGGACATCGTGCGGCGGCACATCGAGGAGCGCGACCTGCCGCCCAACGTGCAGGAGGACGTGCAGCCCGTCGAGTGGGGCGACGACCTGGGCGCGCCGCACGAGACGATCCTGGGCCACCACTTCGACCGGCCCGTGATCATCGAGCGGTACCCGGCCGCCATCAAGGCCTTCTACATGCAGCCGGACCCGGCGGATCCGCGCGTGGCGCTGTGCGACGACATGATCGCGCCCGACGGCTACGGCGAGATCATCGGCGGCAGCGAGCGCATCCACGACTACGACCTGCTGAAATCCCGCATCGAGCACGAGGGCCTGCCGCTGGAGGCCTTCGACTGGTACCTCGACCTGCGCCGGGTGGGGAGCGTGCCGCACGCGGGCTTCGGCATGGGCCTGGAGCGCGTGGTCGCGTGGATCACGGGCATCGACCACATCCGCGAGGCGATCCCGTTCCCACGGATGCTGACGCGGATGCGGCCCTGA
- the tpiA gene encoding triose-phosphate isomerase has translation MKNLLALNWKMNKTPSEARSWAAELTERFEEGDAELAVMAPFVTIPTLAANLPAGVGLGAQDVSAHESGAYTGETSAAMLADLGVRYVVVGHSERREYHAESDATVAAKAKLAQANGVTPIVCVGEKLDVREKGEHVAYTLEQLAGSLDGVGADVVVAYEPVWAIGTGKTATADDAEELAAAIRTALEQRYGKRAADIRVLYGGSVKPDNIASICAKPNVNGALVGGASLKAADVLGMNDALKSS, from the coding sequence ATGAAGAACCTGCTCGCCCTGAACTGGAAGATGAACAAGACCCCCAGCGAGGCCCGCTCGTGGGCGGCCGAACTCACCGAGCGCTTCGAGGAGGGCGACGCCGAGCTGGCCGTCATGGCCCCCTTCGTGACCATTCCCACCCTGGCAGCGAACCTGCCGGCGGGCGTGGGGCTGGGCGCGCAGGACGTGTCCGCGCACGAGTCCGGCGCGTACACCGGCGAGACGAGCGCCGCCATGCTCGCCGACCTGGGCGTGCGCTACGTGGTCGTGGGCCACAGCGAGCGCCGCGAGTACCACGCCGAGTCGGACGCCACCGTGGCCGCCAAGGCGAAGCTCGCGCAGGCGAACGGCGTGACCCCGATCGTGTGCGTGGGCGAGAAGCTCGACGTCCGCGAGAAGGGTGAGCACGTCGCGTACACGCTGGAGCAGCTCGCCGGCAGCTTGGACGGCGTGGGCGCGGACGTGGTCGTCGCGTACGAGCCCGTGTGGGCCATCGGCACCGGCAAGACCGCGACCGCCGACGACGCCGAGGAACTCGCCGCCGCGATCCGCACGGCGCTGGAGCAGCGCTACGGGAAGCGGGCCGCGGACATCCGCGTGCTGTACGGCGGGAGCGTCAAGCCGGACAACATCGCGAGCATCTGCGCGAAGCCGAACGTGAACGGCGCGCTGGTGGGCGGCGCGAGCCTGAAGGCGGCGGACGTGCTGGGCATGAACGACGCGCTGAAGTCGAGCTGA
- a CDS encoding phosphoglycerate kinase, whose translation MQNLNHLDVKGKRVLVRVDYNVPVKDGVVQDDTRVTASLPTLRALQAAGARNIILMSHFGRPKNGPEDKYSLKPVAPVLEQVLGQPVTFIGGTADSDDTLAAVQALPEGAVALLENVRFSAGEEKNDADLNEKFARLGDAFVLDAFGSAHRAHSSVSGVAGKLPHAAGTLLQTEVDALGKLLDGAERPYVVIIGGAKVSDKLLVIENLLPTVDRMLIGGGMAYTFVKAQGGKIGRSIHEDDFLDKARELLGKYGDKIVLPTDTLAGDAFSADANTRVVPTSDIPDDWEGMDIGPASQAAFTAALKGAKTVFWNGPMGVFEFEKFASGTNAIAKAVADLGTDTYSVIGGGDSVSAINRSGQADRVSHISTGGGASLELLEGKALPGVEAMK comes from the coding sequence ATGCAGAACCTGAACCACCTCGACGTGAAGGGCAAGCGCGTGCTCGTGCGCGTGGACTACAACGTGCCGGTCAAGGACGGCGTCGTGCAGGACGACACCCGCGTGACCGCCAGCCTGCCGACCCTGCGGGCGCTGCAGGCGGCCGGCGCGCGCAACATCATCCTGATGAGCCACTTCGGGCGGCCCAAGAACGGCCCCGAGGACAAGTACAGCCTGAAGCCGGTCGCGCCCGTACTGGAGCAGGTGCTGGGCCAGCCGGTGACGTTCATCGGCGGCACGGCCGACAGCGACGACACGCTCGCGGCGGTGCAGGCGCTGCCGGAGGGTGCCGTGGCGCTGCTGGAGAACGTGCGCTTCAGCGCGGGCGAGGAGAAGAACGACGCCGACCTGAACGAGAAGTTCGCGCGGCTGGGCGACGCCTTCGTGCTCGACGCCTTCGGCAGCGCGCACCGGGCGCACTCCTCCGTGAGCGGCGTGGCCGGGAAGCTCCCGCACGCGGCGGGCACCCTGCTCCAGACAGAGGTGGACGCGCTCGGCAAGCTGCTGGACGGCGCGGAGCGGCCCTACGTGGTCATCATTGGAGGGGCGAAGGTCAGCGACAAGCTGCTCGTCATCGAGAACCTGCTGCCCACCGTCGACCGCATGCTGATCGGCGGCGGCATGGCGTACACCTTCGTCAAGGCGCAGGGCGGGAAGATCGGCAGGAGCATCCACGAGGACGACTTCCTGGACAAGGCGCGCGAGCTGCTCGGGAAGTATGGCGACAAGATCGTCCTGCCGACCGACACGCTGGCCGGCGACGCCTTCAGCGCCGACGCCAACACCCGCGTGGTGCCCACCAGCGACATCCCGGACGATTGGGAGGGCATGGACATCGGCCCGGCCAGCCAGGCGGCGTTCACGGCCGCCCTGAAGGGCGCGAAGACGGTGTTCTGGAACGGCCCGATGGGCGTGTTCGAGTTCGAGAAGTTCGCGTCCGGCACGAACGCCATCGCCAAGGCCGTGGCCGATCTGGGGACGGACACGTACTCCGTGATCGGCGGCGGCGACTCGGTCAGCGCCATCAACAGGAGCGGGCAGGCCGACCGGGTGAGCCATATCAGCACCGGGGGCGGCGCGAGCCTGGAACTGCTGGAAGGCAAGGCGCTGCCGGGCGTGGAGGCGATGAAATGA